A single genomic interval of Bacillus spongiae harbors:
- the sucD gene encoding succinate--CoA ligase subunit alpha: MSVFINKDTKVMVQGITGSTALFHTKQMLEYGTKIVAGVTPGKGGTEAEGVPVFNTVAEAVQETGANVSVIYVPAPFAADAIMEAVDAELDLAICITEHIPVLDMVKVKRYMEGKKTRLVGPNCPGVITPEECKIGIMPGYIHTKGHVGVVSRSGTLTYEAVHQLSQTGIGQSTAVGIGGDPVNGTDFIDVLKAFNEDEDTYAVIMIGEIGGTAEEEAALWVKENMTKPVVGFIGGRTAPPGKRMGHAGAIISGGKGTADEKIRVMNECGIEVADTPSVMGETLIKVLKEKDLFEKCKTH; the protein is encoded by the coding sequence ATGAGCGTATTCATTAATAAAGATACAAAAGTAATGGTACAAGGTATTACAGGTTCAACAGCCCTATTTCATACTAAGCAAATGCTAGAGTATGGGACAAAAATTGTAGCAGGTGTTACTCCTGGTAAAGGAGGAACAGAAGCAGAAGGTGTACCAGTTTTTAACACAGTAGCTGAAGCAGTACAAGAAACAGGCGCAAATGTTTCAGTCATTTATGTTCCTGCTCCATTTGCAGCAGACGCGATTATGGAGGCTGTAGATGCTGAATTAGATTTAGCGATTTGTATTACAGAACATATTCCTGTTCTAGATATGGTAAAAGTAAAACGTTATATGGAAGGTAAGAAAACACGTCTTGTAGGACCAAACTGTCCTGGTGTGATTACTCCTGAAGAATGTAAAATTGGTATTATGCCAGGTTACATTCATACAAAAGGTCATGTAGGCGTTGTTTCACGTTCTGGTACCTTAACATATGAAGCAGTACATCAGTTGTCTCAAACAGGGATTGGTCAATCAACAGCTGTTGGAATCGGTGGAGATCCAGTCAATGGAACGGATTTCATCGATGTTCTTAAAGCATTCAATGAAGATGAAGATACTTATGCTGTCATCATGATTGGTGAAATCGGAGGTACTGCTGAGGAAGAGGCTGCTCTGTGGGTAAAAGAAAATATGACTAAGCCAGTTGTAGGATTTATTGGCGGACGTACTGCACCTCCTGGAAAACGTATGGGCCATGCTGGAGCTATTATCTCTGGTGGTAAAGGAACCGCTGATGAAAAAATTAGAGTAATGAATGAATGCGGAATTGAAGTAGCCGACACGCCATCGGTTATGGGTGAAACGTTAATAAAAGTTCTTAAAGAAAAAGATCTTTTTGAAAAGTGTAAAACGCATTAA
- the hslV gene encoding ATP-dependent protease subunit HslV — MEQFHATTIFAIQHNGRNAMSGDGQVTLGNAVVMKHKAKKVRKLYNGKVIAGFAGSVADAFTLFELFEGKLEEYNGNIKRAAVELAKQWRSDKMLRQLEAMLIVMNQTNILLVSGTGEVIEPDDGILAIGSGGNYALSAGRALKQHAGDNLTAREIAEAALNIAADICVYTNSNIIVEEL; from the coding sequence TTGGAACAATTTCACGCGACTACTATCTTTGCCATACAACATAATGGAAGAAATGCAATGTCTGGTGACGGGCAAGTTACTTTAGGGAATGCAGTGGTTATGAAGCACAAGGCAAAAAAAGTGAGGAAATTGTATAATGGCAAAGTTATAGCTGGATTTGCTGGCTCAGTAGCTGATGCTTTTACTTTGTTTGAGCTGTTTGAGGGCAAGCTAGAAGAGTATAATGGGAACATTAAACGAGCGGCTGTTGAACTGGCGAAGCAATGGCGAAGTGATAAAATGCTGCGACAGTTAGAGGCAATGTTGATTGTAATGAATCAAACAAATATCCTTCTTGTCTCTGGAACAGGTGAAGTAATTGAACCTGATGATGGCATTCTAGCCATTGGTTCTGGTGGGAATTATGCTCTTTCAGCAGGTAGAGCTTTAAAGCAGCACGCAGGTGATAATTTAACCGCAAGGGAAATCGCTGAAGCGGCCTTAAACATTGCAGCAGACATTTGTGTGTATACCAATTCTAATATTATTGTAGAAGAACTATAA
- the trmFO gene encoding FADH(2)-oxidizing methylenetetrahydrofolate--tRNA-(uracil(54)-C(5))-methyltransferase TrmFO, whose translation MAGSVNVIGAGLAGSEAAWQLANKGIQVKLYEMRPIRQTPAHHTDKFAELVCSNSLRANTLTNAVGVLKEEMRKLNSVIIAAADDCAVPAGGALAVDRHEFAKNVTERVKGHPNVTVINEEVKEIPTGTTIIATGPLTSETLSDDLRKLTGEDYLYFYDAAAPILEKDSINMDKVYLKSRYDKGEAAYLNCPMTEEEFERFYEALISAETVPLKEFEKEVFFEGCMPIEVMANRGKKTMLFGPMKPVGLEDPKTGKRPYAVVQLRQDDAAGTLYNIVGFQTHLKWGPQKEVIRLIPGLENAEIVRYGVMHRNTFINSPKVLKPTYQFNNREDLFFAGQMTGVEGYVESAASGLVAGLNAARLATGQQPVEFPHETAIGSMARYITTANAKNFQPMNANFGLFPALPKKIKNKQERNEAHANRALETIQNFVKKV comes from the coding sequence ATGGCAGGTAGCGTAAATGTAATAGGAGCTGGGCTAGCGGGAAGTGAAGCAGCTTGGCAGTTAGCAAATAAAGGGATTCAAGTGAAACTATATGAAATGAGACCAATTAGGCAAACACCTGCTCACCATACGGATAAATTTGCTGAGCTTGTTTGCTCCAACTCGTTACGAGCTAACACGTTAACAAACGCTGTTGGTGTTTTAAAAGAAGAGATGAGAAAACTTAATTCGGTTATTATAGCTGCTGCAGATGATTGCGCAGTACCAGCGGGCGGAGCATTAGCAGTAGACCGTCATGAATTTGCTAAGAATGTAACTGAGAGAGTGAAGGGGCATCCTAACGTAACGGTCATTAATGAAGAGGTGAAGGAGATTCCAACCGGAACCACTATTATTGCAACAGGGCCGTTAACAAGTGAAACTTTATCAGATGATCTTCGTAAATTAACAGGAGAAGATTATTTATATTTTTATGATGCAGCTGCTCCTATTCTTGAAAAAGATAGCATAAATATGGATAAGGTTTATTTAAAATCGCGCTATGATAAAGGGGAAGCAGCGTATTTAAATTGCCCTATGACAGAAGAAGAATTTGAACGTTTTTATGAGGCTTTAATTTCAGCTGAAACCGTACCTTTAAAGGAGTTTGAGAAGGAGGTATTCTTTGAAGGATGTATGCCAATTGAAGTAATGGCTAATCGTGGGAAGAAAACGATGCTATTTGGTCCAATGAAGCCTGTGGGATTAGAAGATCCTAAAACAGGAAAACGTCCTTACGCCGTAGTTCAGCTAAGGCAAGATGATGCAGCAGGAACCCTTTATAATATTGTCGGATTTCAGACACATTTAAAATGGGGCCCACAAAAAGAGGTAATTAGACTCATTCCTGGTTTAGAAAATGCAGAAATTGTTCGTTATGGTGTGATGCATCGTAATACATTTATTAATTCACCAAAGGTTTTAAAACCTACGTACCAGTTTAATAACCGTGAGGATTTATTTTTTGCTGGTCAAATGACAGGAGTAGAGGGGTATGTAGAATCTGCAGCAAGCGGGTTGGTTGCTGGCCTCAATGCTGCTCGTTTAGCAACAGGACAACAGCCAGTAGAGTTCCCTCACGAAACAGCTATTGGAAGTATGGCGAGATACATTACGACAGCGAATGCGAAAAATTTCCAACCGATGAATGCTAATTTTGGACTTTTCCCTGCATTACCGAAAAAGATTAAGAACAAACAAGAACGAAATGAAGCACATGCTAATAGGGCGTTAGAAACAATTCAGAACTTTGTGAAAAAAGTGTGA
- the dprA gene encoding DNA-processing protein DprA translates to MIDKKRFIHLLHCQSLSWKNIYFYLRKDPTLINLYSSSNSSLRQAFQLSTSKFIQFQRELNSFSHKKTLQRYEADRIKIVTIFDQDYPFLLKNIFQPPWGLFCQGNLDLLSKGKRLAVVGARNANEYAERTLTELLPPLVHQNIIIVSGLATGVDTFAHKMTIKFNGDTIAVLGGGFNHIYPKKNEVLAREIANDYLLLSEYPPDTMPKKWHFPARNRIISGLSKGSLIVQAGARSGSLITAEMALNEGRDVFAIPGPIHHPLSIGTNSLIKQGAILVQTAEDILQEMSV, encoded by the coding sequence ATGATTGATAAAAAACGATTTATTCATTTATTACATTGCCAAAGCTTAAGCTGGAAAAATATTTACTTCTATTTAAGAAAAGACCCTACTCTCATAAATTTATATTCCTCTTCAAATTCTTCATTACGTCAAGCTTTTCAACTTTCAACAAGTAAATTTATCCAATTCCAAAGAGAACTAAATAGCTTTTCTCACAAAAAAACACTTCAAAGATATGAAGCAGATCGTATAAAAATAGTGACGATCTTTGATCAGGACTATCCCTTCCTTCTTAAGAACATTTTTCAACCCCCATGGGGACTTTTTTGTCAGGGAAATCTAGACCTTCTATCTAAGGGAAAGAGGTTGGCTGTTGTAGGGGCAAGAAATGCAAACGAATATGCAGAGCGTACACTAACAGAGCTACTCCCCCCATTAGTTCACCAAAATATTATCATTGTCAGTGGTCTAGCAACGGGTGTAGATACTTTTGCTCATAAGATGACAATAAAATTCAATGGCGACACAATTGCTGTATTAGGAGGAGGATTTAACCATATATATCCTAAGAAGAATGAGGTTTTGGCTAGAGAAATTGCTAATGATTACCTTCTTCTCAGTGAATATCCCCCAGATACAATGCCTAAAAAATGGCATTTCCCTGCAAGAAACCGCATTATAAGTGGATTATCAAAAGGAAGCTTAATTGTTCAAGCTGGTGCACGAAGTGGATCATTAATAACAGCTGAAATGGCGCTGAATGAAGGGAGAGATGTTTTTGCTATTCCAGGACCTATTCACCACCCCTTGTCTATTGGTACAAATAGTCTAATAAAACAAGGGGCAATACTTGTTCAAACTGCAGAGGATATTTTGCAAGAAATGTCTGTATAA
- a CDS encoding ribonuclease HII, with protein sequence MATIKEIKEQLQNITEINHPQLKMFELDKRVGVQKLVKQWHRENEKRQQLVESFEKMSIYENKMRKEGFQFIAGVDEVGRGPLAGPVVASAVILPESCYIPGLNDSKKLSEAKREELYEQIQQQAVAVGVGILTASEIDQWNIYEATKKAMLQGIQQLNVKPDFLLVDAMKLDLPIEQLSIIKGDATSISIAAASIVAKVTRDRLMKQYAKKYPQYGFQRNMGYGTSEHIEALQAEGPCELHRKTFAPIKTFFQ encoded by the coding sequence ATGGCAACAATTAAAGAGATAAAAGAACAGCTACAGAATATTACAGAAATTAATCACCCGCAGTTAAAGATGTTTGAATTAGATAAGCGAGTAGGTGTACAAAAGCTAGTTAAACAGTGGCACCGTGAAAATGAGAAACGCCAACAACTAGTAGAGTCCTTTGAAAAAATGTCAATCTATGAAAATAAAATGAGAAAGGAAGGATTTCAGTTCATTGCGGGTGTCGATGAAGTGGGAAGAGGGCCGCTGGCTGGGCCTGTCGTAGCGAGTGCTGTTATTCTACCAGAATCATGTTATATTCCAGGTTTAAATGATTCCAAAAAATTGAGTGAGGCAAAAAGGGAAGAATTGTATGAGCAAATTCAACAACAAGCAGTTGCCGTTGGAGTAGGTATCCTGACTGCTAGTGAAATTGATCAATGGAATATTTATGAAGCTACTAAAAAAGCAATGTTGCAAGGGATTCAACAGTTAAATGTAAAACCGGATTTTTTACTTGTCGATGCAATGAAGTTAGATTTACCAATTGAGCAGCTTTCCATTATTAAAGGAGACGCAACCTCGATATCTATCGCTGCAGCCTCTATCGTAGCAAAAGTTACGAGAGATCGACTGATGAAACAATATGCCAAAAAATATCCTCAATACGGATTTCAGCGAAATATGGGGTATGGGACAAGCGAACATATTGAAGCTTTACAGGCAGAAGGTCCTTGTGAACTACATCGAAAAACGTTCGCACCTATTAAGACTTTTTTTCAATAG
- the sucC gene encoding ADP-forming succinate--CoA ligase subunit beta: MNIHEYQGKEILRSYGVAVPNGKVAFTVEEAVEAAKELGTEVCVVKAQIHAGGRGKAGGVKVAKGLDEVRTYANDILGKTLVTHQTGPEGKEVKRLLIEEGCDIKKEYYIGLVLDRATSRVVLMASEEGGTEIEEVAEQTPEKIFKEYIDPVVGLTGFQARRIAFNINIPKELVNKAVKFMMGLYKAYEEKDCSIAEINPLVVTGDGNVMALDAKLNFDSNALYRQKDVLAFRDLEEEDAKEIEASKYDLSYISLDGNIGCMVNGAGLAMATMDIIKHYGGDPANFLDVGGGATAEKVTEAFKIILSDENVKGIFVNIFGGIMKCDVIATGVVEAAKQIDLNVPLVVRLEGTNVELGKKILNESGLNIIAAESMADGAQKIVGQVG, encoded by the coding sequence ATGAATATCCATGAATATCAAGGTAAAGAAATCCTCAGAAGTTATGGGGTAGCAGTACCTAATGGAAAAGTAGCATTCACTGTAGAAGAAGCAGTTGAAGCAGCAAAAGAACTAGGGACAGAAGTATGTGTTGTCAAGGCTCAAATCCACGCAGGAGGTCGCGGTAAAGCGGGTGGAGTTAAAGTGGCAAAGGGCTTAGACGAAGTTCGTACATATGCAAATGATATATTAGGTAAAACCCTTGTTACACACCAAACAGGCCCTGAAGGCAAAGAAGTTAAGCGCTTACTTATCGAAGAGGGCTGTGATATCAAGAAAGAGTATTATATTGGATTGGTACTTGATCGTGCAACATCACGTGTTGTGTTAATGGCTTCTGAAGAAGGCGGAACTGAAATTGAAGAAGTAGCAGAACAAACACCTGAAAAGATCTTTAAAGAATATATTGATCCAGTTGTAGGCTTAACTGGATTCCAAGCTCGTAGAATTGCCTTTAATATTAATATTCCAAAAGAACTAGTAAATAAAGCTGTTAAGTTTATGATGGGCTTATATAAGGCTTATGAAGAAAAAGATTGTTCAATTGCTGAAATAAACCCGCTTGTTGTTACAGGTGATGGGAATGTAATGGCTCTAGATGCAAAGTTAAACTTTGATTCTAATGCTCTTTATCGACAAAAGGACGTTTTAGCGTTCCGTGATTTAGAAGAAGAAGATGCAAAAGAAATTGAAGCGTCTAAATATGATTTAAGTTACATTTCATTAGATGGAAATATCGGTTGTATGGTAAACGGTGCGGGACTAGCAATGGCCACAATGGATATTATTAAACATTACGGTGGAGACCCTGCTAACTTCCTAGATGTTGGAGGCGGTGCTACAGCAGAAAAAGTAACAGAAGCTTTTAAAATCATTTTATCTGACGAAAATGTTAAAGGTATTTTTGTTAATATATTTGGTGGAATCATGAAATGTGATGTTATTGCTACTGGTGTAGTCGAAGCAGCAAAACAAATTGATTTAAATGTTCCCCTTGTAGTTCGCTTAGAAGGAACAAATGTTGAATTAGGAAAGAAAATTTTAAATGAATCTGGGTTGAACATCATTGCGGCAGAGTCAATGGCAGATGGCGCACAAAAAATAGTAGGACAAGTAGGATAA
- the xerC gene encoding tyrosine recombinase XerC, with the protein MKEAYTQQLSQFIQYLKVERNYSHHTIHQYESDLKEFLQFLLRENIHTIGDVQYFEARVYLTELYERKSARNTVARKISCLRSFYKYFMREKQVIENPFSLVHHPKEEKRLPQFFYEEEMEKLFTICQGTEPLQQRNLALFELLYATGIRVSECAGIQLNDLDRSRSILLVRGKGNKERYVPVGSFALDAMESYLSHARPLLMGEEKHSYMFVNFRGKAITTGGIRHILNDIVTKASINEKIHPHMLRHTFATHLLNNGADLRSVQELLGHSHLSSTQIYTHVTKEHLRNTYMAYHPRA; encoded by the coding sequence GTGAAAGAAGCATATACACAACAACTATCACAATTTATTCAATATTTAAAGGTTGAGAGAAATTATTCTCACCATACAATTCACCAGTATGAAAGCGATTTAAAGGAATTTCTGCAATTTTTATTAAGAGAGAATATTCATACTATTGGGGACGTACAGTATTTTGAAGCAAGGGTCTATCTAACGGAACTGTATGAACGAAAAAGTGCTAGAAATACAGTAGCTAGAAAGATCTCTTGCTTAAGAAGTTTTTATAAATATTTTATGAGAGAAAAACAGGTAATAGAAAACCCTTTCTCCCTTGTTCATCATCCTAAGGAAGAAAAGAGGCTACCTCAATTCTTCTATGAGGAAGAAATGGAAAAACTATTTACGATTTGTCAAGGAACGGAGCCTTTACAACAACGGAATTTGGCCTTATTTGAATTACTTTATGCGACAGGTATACGGGTAAGTGAATGTGCTGGGATTCAATTGAATGATTTGGATCGTTCAAGGTCAATATTATTAGTAAGAGGAAAAGGAAATAAGGAAAGGTATGTCCCTGTCGGGAGTTTTGCTTTAGACGCAATGGAATCCTATTTAAGTCATGCACGCCCATTGCTGATGGGGGAAGAAAAACATTCCTATATGTTTGTAAATTTTCGCGGTAAGGCAATAACCACTGGGGGAATACGCCATATTCTTAATGATATTGTGACTAAGGCATCTATAAATGAAAAAATTCACCCACATATGTTGCGCCATACCTTTGCAACACATTTATTAAATAACGGCGCTGATTTAAGGTCTGTTCAAGAATTGTTAGGTCATTCACACCTTTCTTCAACGCAAATATACACTCATGTGACGAAGGAACATTTGCGAAATACGTACATGGCTTATCATCCACGAGCTTAA
- the topA gene encoding type I DNA topoisomerase codes for MSDYLVIVESPAKAKTIEKYLGKRYKVRASMGHVRDLPKSQMGVDTEHGFEPKYITIRGKGPVLKELKTAAKKAKKIYLAADPDREGEAIAWHLAHSLDIETSSDCRVVFNEITKDAIKESFKQPRAIDMDLVDAQQARRILDRLVGYNISPLLWKKIKKGLSAGRVQSVALRLIIDRENEISQFQPEEYWTINGAFTKNKESFNATFYGLNGKKLALKSEQEVKDVLAKLKQDYFEVSKVTKRERKRNPAPPFTTSSLQQEAARKLNFRAKKTMMLAQQLYEGIDLGKQGTIGLITYMRTDSTRTSETAQKEAAGYVESSYGKEYTKPSSGGGSQGKTQDAHEAIRPTSVLREPQSLKEFLSRDQLRLYKLIWERFVASQMTPAIMDTLSVDLMNGDVQFRANGSKVKFPGFMKVYVEGNDDQKEEKENWLPSLENGDKVNTDEIDPKQHFTQPPPRFTEARLVKTLEELGIGRPSTYAPTLDTIQKRGYVSLDNKRFVPTELGTIVHEVMAEYFPDVLDVEFTAKMEKSLDEVEEGKMQWNSIIDEFYQDFYQHLSKAEAEMEKIEIKPEFAGEDCELCGSPMVYKMGRYGKFMACSNFPDCRNTKPIIKEIGVKCPDCEEGSIIERKTKKKRIFYGCNQYPQCEFLSWDKPIDRKCPKCESLLVEKKLKKGNQVQCTQCDYKEDAQQ; via the coding sequence ATGTCAGATTATTTAGTGATTGTAGAATCACCCGCAAAAGCGAAAACAATTGAGAAATATTTAGGTAAAAGATATAAAGTTCGTGCGTCTATGGGGCATGTCCGTGATTTACCAAAAAGCCAGATGGGCGTTGATACTGAGCATGGATTTGAGCCTAAGTACATTACCATCCGAGGCAAAGGACCTGTGTTAAAGGAATTAAAAACGGCAGCAAAAAAAGCGAAGAAAATTTATCTTGCAGCTGACCCTGATCGTGAAGGGGAAGCTATTGCTTGGCATTTAGCCCATAGTTTAGACATAGAGACAAGCAGTGATTGTCGCGTTGTCTTTAATGAGATTACAAAGGATGCCATTAAAGAGTCCTTTAAGCAGCCACGTGCGATTGATATGGATCTTGTTGATGCACAACAAGCACGTCGTATTTTAGACCGATTAGTAGGGTATAATATTAGCCCCTTACTATGGAAGAAAATAAAAAAAGGGTTGAGTGCAGGAAGAGTTCAATCGGTTGCACTACGCTTAATAATTGACCGTGAAAATGAAATTAGCCAATTTCAACCTGAAGAGTATTGGACGATTAATGGAGCCTTTACAAAAAATAAGGAATCATTCAACGCTACATTTTATGGATTAAATGGGAAGAAATTAGCGTTGAAGAGTGAACAAGAGGTTAAAGATGTATTAGCAAAACTAAAGCAAGATTATTTCGAAGTATCAAAGGTGACGAAAAGGGAGCGAAAGCGAAATCCTGCTCCACCTTTTACGACCTCATCCTTACAACAAGAAGCAGCAAGAAAATTAAATTTTAGAGCGAAGAAAACAATGATGTTAGCTCAACAACTTTATGAAGGAATTGATTTAGGAAAACAAGGTACGATAGGTCTTATTACTTACATGAGAACAGATTCGACAAGAACTTCTGAAACCGCTCAGAAGGAAGCCGCAGGCTATGTTGAATCAAGCTATGGAAAAGAGTACACTAAGCCATCATCAGGAGGAGGCTCCCAAGGGAAAACACAGGATGCCCATGAAGCGATTCGTCCTACAAGTGTTTTACGAGAGCCTCAATCGTTAAAGGAATTTTTATCAAGAGACCAACTACGTTTGTACAAGTTAATATGGGAACGGTTTGTGGCGAGCCAAATGACACCAGCCATAATGGATACTTTATCAGTCGACCTTATGAATGGGGATGTTCAATTTAGAGCAAACGGTTCAAAAGTGAAGTTCCCAGGATTTATGAAAGTATATGTTGAAGGAAATGATGACCAAAAAGAAGAAAAAGAAAATTGGTTGCCTAGTCTTGAAAATGGTGATAAAGTTAACACGGATGAAATAGACCCAAAACAACACTTCACCCAACCTCCACCACGGTTTACGGAGGCACGACTTGTCAAAACATTGGAAGAGCTAGGGATTGGTCGACCTTCTACGTATGCCCCAACCTTAGATACAATCCAAAAACGCGGGTACGTCTCTCTTGATAATAAGAGGTTTGTTCCTACTGAATTAGGTACGATTGTTCATGAAGTCATGGCGGAGTATTTTCCAGATGTTTTAGATGTAGAGTTTACTGCGAAAATGGAAAAATCCTTGGATGAAGTAGAAGAAGGAAAAATGCAGTGGAATTCAATTATTGATGAATTTTATCAAGACTTCTATCAACATCTTTCAAAAGCAGAGGCGGAAATGGAGAAAATTGAAATAAAACCCGAATTTGCTGGCGAAGATTGTGAACTTTGTGGAAGTCCAATGGTATATAAAATGGGAAGATACGGAAAATTTATGGCGTGTAGTAATTTTCCAGATTGTCGAAATACGAAGCCAATTATAAAGGAAATTGGTGTGAAATGTCCTGACTGTGAAGAGGGCAGTATTATTGAAAGGAAAACAAAAAAGAAAAGAATTTTTTATGGCTGTAACCAATATCCACAATGTGAGTTCCTTTCTTGGGATAAACCAATTGATCGTAAATGTCCAAAATGTGAAAGTTTATTAGTTGAGAAAAAACTAAAAAAAGGCAATCAAGTTCAATGTACCCAATGTGATTATAAGGAAGATGCACAACAATAA